One segment of Flammeovirga agarivorans DNA contains the following:
- a CDS encoding acyl-[acyl-carrier-protein] thioesterase, giving the protein MKISDYTGVWQEEQVVKSFQIGPNYILKPTAIAEFFQEAAGNHSNAEKFGMREMMALGKAWVLGSIKYKINQWPKWSDNLLIETWVFDVQKFSSQRNFIMKNQKEEVLIEGSSNWFGIDFKKRKPTYIDDFMDVVHVREDLTTTGKPDKLRGLERVDHSSQRKAVFSDLDPVNHVNNIKYLEWMIDSLPAEVKKKSLSQVETNYLSEVRLDEEVKILSEIDQVENGFNIITCIMKEEKPACILHTVWE; this is encoded by the coding sequence ATGAAGATTAGTGATTATACAGGAGTTTGGCAAGAGGAACAAGTGGTAAAGTCATTTCAAATTGGGCCAAATTACATTTTAAAACCTACTGCAATTGCAGAGTTTTTTCAAGAAGCTGCAGGTAATCATTCAAATGCAGAAAAGTTTGGAATGAGAGAAATGATGGCTCTTGGAAAAGCATGGGTGTTAGGTTCCATAAAATATAAGATCAATCAATGGCCTAAATGGTCAGATAATCTATTGATTGAAACTTGGGTTTTTGATGTTCAGAAGTTTTCTTCACAACGTAATTTTATCATGAAAAACCAAAAAGAAGAAGTTTTAATAGAAGGTTCTTCGAATTGGTTCGGGATTGATTTTAAAAAGAGAAAACCTACTTATATAGATGATTTTATGGATGTTGTCCATGTTAGAGAAGATCTTACAACAACTGGAAAACCTGATAAGTTAAGAGGTTTAGAACGAGTAGATCATTCCTCTCAGCGTAAGGCAGTATTCTCTGACTTGGATCCCGTAAACCATGTCAATAACATTAAGTACTTAGAATGGATGATTGATAGTCTTCCAGCAGAAGTAAAAAAGAAATCACTCAGTCAGGTGGAAACTAATTATCTATCTGAAGTCCGTTTGGATGAAGAAGTGAAAATACTTTCAGAAATAGATCAAGTTGAAAATGGTTTTAATATCATTACTTGTATAATGAAAGAAGAAAAACCTGCTTGTATTTTACATACAGTTTGGGAATAA
- a CDS encoding collagen-like domain-containing protein yields MRNHINKLFIFTLLLLLSSCLKDEISELQKQLDDLEKRTEQLEATQDAMIALLQAHEGASTIEDVIIHNDGTTLLMSDGSKIFIPNTEATTPYIGANGNWWINGEDTGVSATGNDGEQGSSPYIGENGNWWIDGEDTGVPSTGNDGENGTNGDSPYIGQNGNWWIGGEDTGVPASGHSGQDGLTPYVGENGNWWIGDSDTGIPVTGSDGENGEDGLTPYVGENGNWWIGDSDTGIPVAGNDGENGEDGLTPYVGENGNWWIGDTDTGQKAAAPVIISIQYESGYMIYHFSDGTSIEVQIEMPKSDYDNMPDSWYKLHPEGYKYPSYFGMFDDESLGYINVNDNWCLVRIDKYGNFISDPTVVRYGANHCTIEYSETHLVFKEPEEMTLSLYSKKDVLLMTSIDEIDVDEMYSYKLNGKYLSVLFKHYKSYQNYTYSLKIYEINNDSFQLISNNELSSTENHGLLTNSKEGHTLLYYGHSNSPYLIWLDKYGNEINSILDKYDSQKQYRFIKNKLQVIEAKTTSLVIEEYSNTGVYNDTKVINYPNIPDLSFDHLYSYINGDIISIYDGGGNGSLLTYESDVDGNFNYLYGIRYTIIEGADKSVRAAFRINDLLLQNTGQSGMYCIPIKK; encoded by the coding sequence ATGAGAAACCATATCAACAAATTATTCATTTTTACTTTACTTTTATTGCTGTCATCATGTTTAAAAGATGAAATATCTGAGTTACAAAAACAGTTAGATGACCTTGAAAAGAGAACAGAACAGTTAGAAGCAACTCAAGATGCAATGATTGCTTTATTGCAAGCTCATGAAGGTGCTTCTACAATAGAAGATGTTATTATCCATAATGATGGGACAACTTTATTGATGTCAGATGGTTCGAAAATCTTTATTCCAAATACCGAAGCAACTACACCATATATTGGTGCAAATGGTAATTGGTGGATAAATGGTGAAGATACTGGAGTTTCCGCTACAGGAAATGATGGAGAGCAAGGGTCATCACCTTACATTGGAGAAAATGGAAACTGGTGGATAGATGGCGAAGATACAGGGGTACCTTCTACAGGAAATGATGGAGAAAATGGTACAAATGGAGATTCACCGTACATTGGTCAAAATGGAAACTGGTGGATTGGAGGAGAAGATACAGGAGTACCAGCATCAGGTCATTCAGGCCAAGATGGCTTAACTCCATATGTAGGCGAAAATGGTAATTGGTGGATAGGTGATTCAGATACAGGAATCCCTGTAACCGGGAGTGATGGTGAAAACGGGGAAGATGGTTTAACCCCATATGTAGGTGAGAACGGCAATTGGTGGATAGGTGATTCAGACACTGGAATCCCTGTAGCAGGGAATGATGGTGAAAATGGCGAAGATGGTTTAACTCCATATGTAGGTGAGAACGGTAATTGGTGGATCGGTGATACTGATACTGGACAAAAAGCAGCAGCACCTGTGATAATATCAATCCAATATGAAAGCGGATATATGATTTACCATTTTAGTGATGGAACTTCAATTGAGGTACAAATAGAAATGCCAAAGAGCGATTATGATAATATGCCTGATTCTTGGTATAAATTACATCCTGAAGGTTATAAATATCCCTCATATTTTGGGATGTTCGATGATGAAAGTTTAGGATATATTAATGTAAATGATAATTGGTGTTTAGTAAGAATTGATAAATATGGTAACTTCATTTCTGATCCAACAGTAGTAAGATATGGAGCAAACCACTGTACTATAGAATATTCGGAAACACATTTAGTTTTTAAAGAACCTGAAGAAATGACTCTGAGCCTTTATTCTAAGAAAGATGTCTTATTGATGACTTCTATTGATGAAATTGATGTTGATGAGATGTATTCTTATAAATTAAATGGTAAATATTTATCAGTACTTTTTAAACACTATAAGAGCTATCAAAACTATACGTATAGTCTGAAAATTTATGAGATCAACAATGATTCATTTCAACTAATTTCCAATAATGAATTATCAAGTACTGAAAACCACGGTTTATTGACAAATTCGAAGGAAGGACATACCCTATTATATTACGGACATTCAAATAGTCCATACTTAATTTGGCTTGATAAGTATGGTAATGAAATTAACTCTATTTTAGACAAATACGATTCTCAAAAACAGTATAGATTTATAAAAAATAAGCTGCAAGTAATTGAAGCGAAAACAACAAGTTTAGTAATAGAAGAATATTCAAATACAGGAGTATATAATGATACAAAAGTTATTAATTACCCAAATATACCTGATTTATCATTTGATCATTTGTATTCTTACATTAATGGAGATATTATTTCTATATATGATGGTGGAGGTAATGGTTCATTATTAACATATGAATCTGATGTAGATGGTAATTTTAATTATTTATACGGAATTAGATATACAATAATTGAAGGTGCTGATAAAAGTGTTAGAGCTGCATTTCGAATTAATGATTTACTACTTCAAAATACAGGACAAAGTGGAATGTATTGTATCCCAATAAAAAAATAA
- a CDS encoding LytR/AlgR family response regulator transcription factor: protein MNNHKVLIIDDEPISRRITKNFLSQIEGYEVIGEASSANEGFPLLLKHDIDLIFLDIEMPEINGLDFLRSIANPPKVIIISAYREYAIEGYDLNVVDYLLKPVALERFQLAIQKFEDAAPNRKQLKKYLDEFLFVRSDRKHYKIDFDQVVFIESKGDYLYIHQQDENIKTKETISRIEQKLPEQFIRIHRSYIVNMNHVKALNKEFVEIGDEMLPVSKSFRESICKIFE, encoded by the coding sequence ATGAATAACCATAAAGTATTAATCATAGATGATGAGCCTATTTCTAGAAGAATTACTAAAAACTTCTTATCACAAATCGAAGGTTACGAAGTAATTGGTGAGGCGTCTAGTGCAAACGAGGGCTTTCCCCTTTTACTTAAACATGATATAGATCTGATCTTTCTTGATATAGAAATGCCTGAAATCAATGGTCTAGATTTTCTTCGCTCAATTGCTAATCCACCAAAAGTGATTATCATTTCTGCTTATAGAGAATATGCCATTGAAGGATATGATCTCAATGTTGTGGATTACCTTTTAAAACCTGTAGCATTAGAGAGGTTTCAACTAGCTATTCAAAAATTTGAAGATGCAGCACCAAACCGTAAACAACTAAAGAAGTATTTAGATGAATTTCTTTTTGTAAGGTCAGACAGAAAGCACTATAAAATCGATTTTGATCAAGTTGTATTTATTGAAAGTAAAGGTGATTACCTCTATATACATCAACAAGATGAAAATATTAAAACAAAAGAAACGATAAGTAGAATCGAACAAAAATTACCAGAACAGTTTATTCGTATACATCGCTCATATATTGTCAATATGAACCATGTCAAAGCATTGAATAAAGAATTTGTTGAAATTGGTGATGAAATGTTACCTGTGAGTAAAAGTTTTAGAGAAAGTATCTGTAAGATATTCGAATAA
- a CDS encoding sensor histidine kinase — MKINKPWQKIIFESLFWGVMFSITILFLGHFHHDYFNTFIFCLIWFPFNIGITLYINKVLIKNFLHAKRYVKFFTYLIYSFIVSSWIQILLIYLFFIVIVDLEFKSINPMINDLSMLWFVQMFISVLYTAIYQLKEEQLKKEKIHLLEKEKLQISVQLKELELNTLKDQIHPHFLFNTLNNIYGLALEKSDELPQILLQLSGLLDYLVYQSKEEDVDVKKELKVIQQYLELEKLRFDDKLNIETEFHVNTATIKITPFLLFPMVENAFKHGIRSNQDHSFLSIKSDYHASNFSFEVKNSKPQKIVPPLKGGTGLINLKKRLELCYPNKHELIINDEKLQYSITLKLELSHE; from the coding sequence ATGAAAATTAATAAACCTTGGCAGAAAATTATTTTTGAATCCCTTTTTTGGGGAGTGATGTTTAGTATTACCATATTGTTTTTGGGACATTTCCACCATGACTATTTTAATACATTTATATTCTGTCTTATTTGGTTCCCATTTAATATAGGTATCACATTATATATTAATAAGGTACTTATCAAGAATTTTCTTCATGCCAAACGATATGTAAAGTTTTTCACATATCTCATCTATTCTTTTATAGTCAGTAGCTGGATTCAAATATTACTTATCTACTTGTTTTTCATTGTGATCGTAGATTTAGAATTTAAATCAATTAACCCAATGATCAATGATTTATCGATGCTCTGGTTTGTTCAGATGTTTATTTCAGTGCTCTATACAGCGATTTATCAACTTAAAGAGGAACAACTAAAAAAAGAAAAAATTCATTTACTTGAAAAGGAAAAGTTACAGATTAGCGTTCAGCTTAAGGAACTGGAATTAAACACTTTAAAAGACCAAATACATCCTCACTTTCTATTTAATACACTGAATAATATCTATGGACTTGCACTGGAAAAATCAGATGAACTACCTCAAATATTATTACAGTTAAGTGGTTTATTAGATTATCTTGTGTATCAGTCTAAAGAAGAAGATGTAGATGTCAAAAAGGAACTTAAGGTGATCCAACAGTATCTAGAATTAGAGAAATTGCGTTTTGATGACAAACTAAATATTGAAACTGAATTTCATGTAAATACAGCAACAATAAAGATTACTCCTTTTCTTCTATTTCCGATGGTTGAAAATGCTTTTAAACATGGTATTCGTTCCAATCAAGATCACTCCTTTTTATCAATAAAAAGTGACTATCATGCTTCTAATTTTTCATTTGAAGTTAAAAATAGTAAGCCACAGAAAATTGTGCCCCCTTTAAAAGGAGGTACAGGTTTAATCAATTTAAAAAAGAGGTTAGAACTTTGCTACCCCAATAAACATGAGCTTATTATTAATGATGAAAAGCTACAGTATTCCATCACATTAAAACTCGAATTATCACATGAATAA
- a CDS encoding T9SS type A sorting domain-containing protein: MKKCYSLILAALLFFVNSTYAQFEEAVINDSDKTVLVTKNTTLHGDPEPIEYFAPDGYTLVIGEGVTLTIQKTDSYKEYVDIYADVKLLSGATLVVEREAYLAIFGSLIIEGTGSTVEVGQGGRKKGSYLIVTDDFVNNTTDGTSTINIFTSGSFYVMGDALGTSDNIDLNIRIGADNEGRSGIFVEGDDLLGIHDYVNDFTESLEYKLAQIKKSQEDLPVELISFDAKLEIDYVDVTWATASEINADFFELQVSSDQRNWETLGMVEAQGNSTELTEYHYKDYTEYSSNVYYRLVQYDFDGASEVFGPISIVFNEQLGFTSNVYPNPTRDFSFIALNNINNNNAIAIYVYNNTGQLVFTDQFYSSDKHMIYPLESMETLPEGVYYISIQNGKEVTKMKLLKE, encoded by the coding sequence ATGAAAAAGTGCTACTCATTGATTTTAGCTGCTTTACTATTTTTTGTCAATTCCACTTATGCTCAATTTGAAGAAGCAGTAATCAACGATTCTGATAAAACAGTCTTAGTGACTAAAAATACCACCTTACATGGCGACCCTGAACCAATAGAGTATTTTGCACCTGATGGGTATACATTAGTTATTGGAGAAGGCGTAACGTTAACCATTCAGAAAACAGATAGTTACAAGGAATATGTTGATATTTATGCTGATGTTAAACTTTTGTCTGGAGCAACTTTAGTTGTAGAAAGAGAGGCTTACCTTGCTATTTTTGGGTCATTGATTATTGAAGGTACTGGAAGTACTGTTGAAGTGGGACAAGGTGGACGTAAAAAAGGATCTTACCTGATTGTTACTGATGACTTTGTCAATAATACAACAGATGGTACGTCAACTATAAATATCTTCACTTCAGGATCATTTTATGTAATGGGTGATGCATTAGGCACATCAGATAATATTGATTTAAATATAAGAATCGGAGCTGATAATGAAGGAAGAAGCGGAATCTTTGTAGAGGGAGATGACCTTTTAGGAATTCATGATTATGTTAATGATTTTACAGAAAGTCTAGAATATAAATTAGCTCAGATTAAAAAATCTCAAGAAGATTTACCAGTTGAATTGATTTCTTTTGATGCAAAACTAGAAATAGACTATGTTGATGTGACATGGGCTACGGCATCAGAAATCAATGCTGATTTTTTCGAACTCCAAGTTTCTAGCGACCAAAGAAATTGGGAAACATTAGGTATGGTGGAAGCCCAAGGAAATAGTACGGAGTTAACAGAGTATCATTATAAAGATTACACAGAATATTCTTCCAATGTATATTATAGGTTGGTTCAATATGATTTTGACGGAGCTTCTGAGGTCTTTGGACCTATATCTATAGTTTTTAATGAACAGCTGGGCTTTACTTCAAACGTATACCCTAACCCTACTAGAGACTTTTCATTTATTGCATTAAATAATATCAATAATAATAATGCTATTGCTATTTATGTATATAATAATACAGGTCAGTTGGTTTTTACAGACCAATTCTATTCATCTGATAAGCATATGATATACCCTCTAGAGAGTATGGAAACTCTGCCAGAAGGGGTGTATTATATTTCGATTCAGAATGGAAAGGAAGTAACAAAAATGAAATTATTAAAAGAATAA
- a CDS encoding DUF2492 family protein encodes MNTTHIHEVIFLVQDNDGVFTPETLVDTIAEKMGADIQFTSCSGVPFPKDEALQFLLDRNKVIVNATGNVEVHPSMKMCDSHLR; translated from the coding sequence ATGAATACAACGCACATTCACGAAGTCATTTTTCTAGTACAAGACAATGACGGAGTTTTTACTCCAGAAACTTTAGTTGATACCATCGCTGAAAAGATGGGAGCTGATATTCAATTTACATCTTGTTCTGGAGTACCATTCCCTAAAGATGAAGCTTTACAATTCTTATTAGATAGAAATAAAGTGATTGTAAATGCTACAGGGAATGTAGAGGTACATCCATCGATGAAAATGTGTGATTCGCATTTAAGATAA
- a CDS encoding phosphotransferase enzyme family protein, whose amino-acid sequence MNNLSRIFHQFRPDVKVKSAISYGSGHINDTYLVTLEDEKTTYILQRVNHQIFPNVPELMRNIDGVTQHLRNKFQELPHKDPKKNTLTFLPATSGLLYYQDEEGNYWRAMETITPAKSYDQVETTAQAFQAGVGIGEFQALLSDFDGSKLYEIIPDFHNMETRLANFRETVKADVSGRVKLSQKEIDFVEDRAELMQTLVRLGKEGKLPIRVTHNDTKINNVLLDENDEALCVIDLDTVMPGFVHYDFGDAIRTSTNTGAEDDIDLNKVEMDILLFKAYTEGFLSKTADILTPIEIEYLPLSARIMTFIIGLRFITDYLDGDNYFKTHHEHHNLQRARAQFKLVESMERQFEDMKAVVENATLINQ is encoded by the coding sequence ATGAATAATCTATCAAGAATCTTTCATCAGTTTAGACCTGATGTAAAGGTAAAAAGTGCTATATCTTACGGTTCTGGGCACATTAACGATACCTACCTAGTGACTTTAGAAGATGAAAAAACAACTTACATACTTCAAAGAGTAAATCATCAAATCTTCCCAAATGTTCCTGAGTTGATGAGGAATATAGATGGAGTTACGCAACACTTAAGAAATAAATTTCAAGAACTACCTCATAAAGATCCAAAAAAAAACACGTTAACTTTCCTTCCTGCAACATCAGGTTTGTTATACTATCAAGATGAAGAAGGAAACTATTGGAGAGCAATGGAAACCATCACTCCAGCTAAATCTTATGACCAAGTAGAAACTACTGCACAAGCTTTTCAAGCGGGAGTTGGAATTGGAGAATTCCAAGCTTTATTGTCTGATTTTGATGGGAGTAAATTATATGAAATCATCCCAGATTTCCATAATATGGAGACAAGGCTTGCTAATTTTAGAGAGACTGTCAAAGCCGATGTTTCGGGTAGAGTAAAATTGTCTCAAAAGGAAATTGATTTTGTGGAAGATAGAGCAGAATTAATGCAGACTTTGGTACGTCTTGGAAAAGAAGGGAAGTTACCGATAAGGGTCACCCATAATGATACGAAGATTAATAATGTATTGTTAGATGAAAATGATGAAGCACTATGTGTTATTGACTTAGATACAGTAATGCCAGGCTTTGTTCATTATGATTTTGGAGATGCTATAAGAACATCTACCAATACTGGGGCAGAAGATGATATAGATCTGAATAAGGTTGAGATGGATATCCTATTATTTAAAGCATACACTGAAGGTTTCTTGTCTAAAACAGCTGATATACTAACTCCAATCGAAATAGAATATTTGCCACTATCTGCTCGTATAATGACGTTCATTATTGGCCTGAGATTTATTACCGATTACCTAGACGGTGATAATTATTTTAAAACTCATCACGAACATCATAATCTTCAACGAGCAAGAGCTCAGTTCAAACTTGTGGAAAGTATGGAGCGACAGTTTGAAGATATGAAAGCAGTCGTAGAAAATGCAACACTAATCAATCAATAA
- a CDS encoding DUF4922 domain-containing protein produces METVKTKINQVDQELDVKLNQLYEEAFESQYITVEALEGNDRLHFFDVEDEIDYRIQLNHVRSKYSKSMAGKSKPPLPKGALCPICIENVGSEGKENLKHLPIELEGEPFFLQLTPFPLYHHHFVLISEAHRPMEVSLNSFQKQLTFLDRMPNYTVCSNSDREGAGASILSHLHYQVFKSLRLPIFDTKPIIEKQLGDVCYTLCKYPMTVIKICTKSRFQLEVSLSRVLELWRKETTENTCNTVLRIHEGQYEAYLVLRNAAFNTPSKLLKYKYEGIGVIEACGEGILPTPEGDEASQINKDIREEGKAILKGILKSINPLNSEDALSFFDEIVS; encoded by the coding sequence ATGGAAACGGTCAAAACCAAAATCAATCAGGTCGATCAAGAACTTGATGTAAAGCTAAACCAGCTTTATGAAGAAGCTTTTGAAAGTCAATACATTACTGTAGAAGCTTTAGAAGGAAATGATAGATTACATTTTTTTGATGTAGAGGATGAAATTGATTATCGTATCCAACTCAATCATGTTCGCTCGAAATACAGCAAAAGCATGGCAGGTAAATCGAAACCGCCATTGCCTAAGGGAGCTCTTTGTCCCATCTGTATTGAGAATGTAGGTAGTGAAGGAAAAGAAAATTTAAAACATTTGCCAATTGAGTTAGAAGGAGAACCTTTTTTCTTGCAGCTAACTCCTTTTCCTCTATATCATCATCACTTTGTATTGATTTCAGAAGCACATAGACCAATGGAAGTGAGTCTGAATAGTTTCCAAAAGCAATTGACATTTCTTGATAGAATGCCCAATTATACGGTGTGTTCAAATAGTGATAGGGAAGGTGCTGGAGCTTCAATATTATCCCATTTACATTATCAGGTGTTTAAATCATTGAGGTTACCAATTTTTGATACAAAGCCTATTATTGAGAAACAACTAGGAGATGTTTGTTACACTCTTTGCAAATACCCAATGACGGTAATTAAGATTTGTACAAAATCAAGATTTCAGTTAGAAGTTTCTCTATCAAGAGTACTTGAATTATGGCGAAAAGAAACTACTGAAAATACTTGTAATACGGTATTGAGAATCCATGAGGGGCAATATGAGGCTTATTTAGTATTAAGAAACGCAGCATTCAATACACCTTCAAAGTTATTAAAGTATAAATACGAGGGAATTGGTGTTATAGAAGCTTGTGGTGAAGGAATCTTACCAACTCCAGAAGGGGATGAAGCATCACAAATAAACAAAGACATTCGAGAAGAGGGAAAAGCAATTCTAAAAGGGATTCTAAAAAGCATTAACCCTTTAAATAGTGAAGATGCATTATCTTTTTTCGATGAAATTGTTTCGTAA
- a CDS encoding Gfo/Idh/MocA family protein — MSNRRDFIKTAAVAGLGTMIAPSMAFGKNKNGEKVKIAFIGVGARGIWHLNNALLRDDTEVVAICDIDNKAIDNALKYCEKHGKKKPQVFGKNEYDYRNLLELKDVQGVIISTPWVWHTPMSVDSMKAGKFTGVEVSAAMTLQECWDLVNVHEETGSHLMILENVCYRRDVMAVLQMVREGLFGESIHARCGYQHDLRHVKFNNGVDIYGGGVEFGEKGASEARWRTHHSLHKNGDLYPTHGIGPVAMYMDINRGNKFNTISSFATKARGLNDYVIKHGGKDHPNANLDWKLGDIVTSTISTANGETIIVTHDTNLPRPYSLGFRFQGTNGLWQHEDGYTAPGGNLMHIAGKTEDHKWDDAKEWLDKYDHPLWAKYGEIATGAGHGGMDYFIMHEFVMSIKHNVAPPMDAYDAAAWSAITPLSERSIEEGGAVQHFPDFTRGKWFKRQPVFGKNEVYL, encoded by the coding sequence ATGAGCAATCGCAGAGATTTTATAAAAACAGCAGCAGTAGCAGGGTTAGGTACAATGATAGCCCCATCAATGGCATTTGGAAAAAATAAAAATGGAGAGAAAGTAAAAATTGCTTTCATAGGTGTAGGTGCAAGAGGTATTTGGCATTTAAACAATGCATTACTGAGAGATGATACTGAAGTAGTTGCTATCTGCGATATTGATAATAAAGCAATAGACAATGCTTTAAAATACTGTGAGAAACACGGAAAGAAAAAACCACAAGTTTTCGGTAAGAACGAATACGACTATAGAAACTTATTAGAACTTAAGGATGTTCAAGGCGTAATCATTTCGACGCCTTGGGTATGGCATACACCGATGTCTGTAGATTCTATGAAGGCTGGTAAATTTACTGGAGTAGAAGTTTCTGCAGCAATGACTTTACAGGAATGTTGGGATTTAGTTAATGTACATGAAGAAACAGGATCACATTTAATGATTCTGGAAAATGTATGTTACCGTAGAGATGTAATGGCAGTATTGCAAATGGTTCGTGAGGGGTTATTTGGTGAATCAATTCATGCTAGATGTGGCTACCAACACGATTTAAGACATGTAAAGTTCAATAATGGTGTTGATATTTATGGTGGTGGAGTTGAATTTGGAGAGAAAGGAGCTTCTGAAGCAAGATGGAGAACACATCACTCATTACATAAAAATGGAGATTTATATCCAACGCACGGTATTGGACCAGTAGCTATGTATATGGACATCAACCGCGGAAATAAATTCAACACAATTTCATCTTTTGCTACTAAGGCAAGAGGTTTAAATGATTACGTAATTAAGCATGGCGGTAAAGATCATCCCAATGCTAACCTAGATTGGAAATTAGGTGATATTGTCACATCGACAATCTCCACTGCAAACGGTGAAACTATCATTGTCACTCACGATACTAATTTACCAAGACCTTACTCATTAGGTTTCCGTTTCCAAGGTACTAACGGACTTTGGCAACATGAAGATGGTTATACAGCTCCAGGTGGTAATTTAATGCATATTGCTGGTAAGACCGAAGATCATAAGTGGGACGATGCTAAAGAATGGTTAGATAAATATGATCATCCATTATGGGCTAAATATGGTGAAATAGCAACAGGAGCAGGCCATGGAGGAATGGATTACTTTATTATGCATGAGTTTGTGATGTCGATAAAGCATAATGTCGCACCTCCTATGGATGCATACGATGCGGCTGCTTGGTCAGCTATTACTCCTTTGTCAGAAAGGTCAATCGAAGAAGGCGGAGCAGTGCAACACTTCCCAGATTTTACAAGAGGAAAGTGGTTCAAACGCCAACCTGTTTTTGGTAAAAATGAGGTCTATTTATAA